A single genomic interval of Malania oleifera isolate guangnan ecotype guangnan chromosome 11, ASM2987363v1, whole genome shotgun sequence harbors:
- the LOC131168273 gene encoding ribulose-phosphate 3-epimerase, cytoplasmic isoform isoform X1, whose translation MESIFFFFQFCHTLIKCYNLIYPVVKFKALFTSGYFCLSGISFIAAHYAMVEGENGKVKLCHAKLRHFVPNLTIGAPVIESLRKHTKAYLDCHLMVTNPLDYVEPLGKAGASGFTFHVEASKENWQELVQRIKSKGMRPGVSLKPRTPIEEVYPLVDCENPVELVLVMTVEPGFGGQKFMPEMMDKVRILRKKYPSLDIEVDGGLGPSTIDMAASAGANCIVAGSSVFGSPEPAQAISLMRKSVEEAQQKAANVDNRHP comes from the exons AtggaaagtatttttttttttttccaattttgtcATACACTGATCAAGTGCTACAATTTAATTTATCCTGTTGTCAAATTTAAAGCCTTGTTCACCTCTGGATATTTTTGTTTAAGTGGAATTAGCTTCATTGCAGCACATTATGCAATGGTAGAAGGAGAGAATGGGAAAGTGAAGCTATGTCATGCAAAATTAAG GCATTTTGTCCCAAATCTTACCATTGGTGCTCCTGTTATTGAGAGTTTGAGAAAGCACACTAA AGCATATTTGGATTGCCACTTGATGGTTACAAATCCTCTTGATTATGTGGAACCTTTAGGAAAAGCTGGTGCTTCTGGATTTACATTTCATGTTGAAGCATCCAAAG AGAATTGGCAAGAACTTGTCCAAAGAATTAAGTCAAAGGGTATGAGACCTGGTGTGTCACTGAAGCCTAGAACACCCATCGAAGAAGTTTATCCGCTG GTTGACTGTGAAAATCCTGTGGAATTGGTCCTTGTTATGACTGTGGAGCCTGGATTTGGTGGACAAAAGTTCATGCCAGAAATGATGGATAAG GTACGCATATTGAGAAAGAAGTATCCATCCCTTGATATAGAG GTGGATGGTGGCTTAGGACCTTCGACAATAGACATGGCTGCTTCTGCTGGAGCCAACTGCATTGTTGCAGGGAGTTCAGTGTTTGGATCCCCCGAGCCAGCGCAAGCTATTTCCCTTATGAGGAAGAGTGTGGAAGAAGCACAGCAAAAAGCAGCCAATGTAGACAACAGACACCCATGA
- the LOC131168273 gene encoding ribulose-phosphate 3-epimerase, cytoplasmic isoform isoform X3, whose translation MAAPKIAPSMLSSDFSNLASEAERMLNCGADWLHMDIMDGHFVPNLTIGAPVIESLRKHTKAYLDCHLMVTNPLDYVEPLGKAGASGFTFHVEASKENWQELVQRIKSKGMRPGVSLKPRTPIEEVYPLVDCENPVELVLVMTVEPGFGGQKFMPEMMDKVRILRKKYPSLDIEVDGGLGPSTIDMAASAGANCIVAGSSVFGSPEPAQAISLMRKSVEEAQQKAANVDNRHP comes from the exons ATGGCAGCACCGAAGATTGCACCATCGATGCTGTCATCAGACTTTTCCAACTTGGCCTCAGAAGCTGAACGCATGCTCAATTGTGGCGCTGATTGGCTTCACATGGACATCATG GATGG GCATTTTGTCCCAAATCTTACCATTGGTGCTCCTGTTATTGAGAGTTTGAGAAAGCACACTAA AGCATATTTGGATTGCCACTTGATGGTTACAAATCCTCTTGATTATGTGGAACCTTTAGGAAAAGCTGGTGCTTCTGGATTTACATTTCATGTTGAAGCATCCAAAG AGAATTGGCAAGAACTTGTCCAAAGAATTAAGTCAAAGGGTATGAGACCTGGTGTGTCACTGAAGCCTAGAACACCCATCGAAGAAGTTTATCCGCTG GTTGACTGTGAAAATCCTGTGGAATTGGTCCTTGTTATGACTGTGGAGCCTGGATTTGGTGGACAAAAGTTCATGCCAGAAATGATGGATAAG GTACGCATATTGAGAAAGAAGTATCCATCCCTTGATATAGAG GTGGATGGTGGCTTAGGACCTTCGACAATAGACATGGCTGCTTCTGCTGGAGCCAACTGCATTGTTGCAGGGAGTTCAGTGTTTGGATCCCCCGAGCCAGCGCAAGCTATTTCCCTTATGAGGAAGAGTGTGGAAGAAGCACAGCAAAAAGCAGCCAATGTAGACAACAGACACCCATGA
- the LOC131168273 gene encoding ribulose-phosphate 3-epimerase, cytoplasmic isoform isoform X2: MLHENQMRHFVPNLTIGAPVIESLRKHTKAYLDCHLMVTNPLDYVEPLGKAGASGFTFHVEASKENWQELVQRIKSKGMRPGVSLKPRTPIEEVYPLVDCENPVELVLVMTVEPGFGGQKFMPEMMDKVRILRKKYPSLDIEVDGGLGPSTIDMAASAGANCIVAGSSVFGSPEPAQAISLMRKSVEEAQQKAANVDNRHP; encoded by the exons ATGTTGCATGAGAACCAAATGAG GCATTTTGTCCCAAATCTTACCATTGGTGCTCCTGTTATTGAGAGTTTGAGAAAGCACACTAA AGCATATTTGGATTGCCACTTGATGGTTACAAATCCTCTTGATTATGTGGAACCTTTAGGAAAAGCTGGTGCTTCTGGATTTACATTTCATGTTGAAGCATCCAAAG AGAATTGGCAAGAACTTGTCCAAAGAATTAAGTCAAAGGGTATGAGACCTGGTGTGTCACTGAAGCCTAGAACACCCATCGAAGAAGTTTATCCGCTG GTTGACTGTGAAAATCCTGTGGAATTGGTCCTTGTTATGACTGTGGAGCCTGGATTTGGTGGACAAAAGTTCATGCCAGAAATGATGGATAAG GTACGCATATTGAGAAAGAAGTATCCATCCCTTGATATAGAG GTGGATGGTGGCTTAGGACCTTCGACAATAGACATGGCTGCTTCTGCTGGAGCCAACTGCATTGTTGCAGGGAGTTCAGTGTTTGGATCCCCCGAGCCAGCGCAAGCTATTTCCCTTATGAGGAAGAGTGTGGAAGAAGCACAGCAAAAAGCAGCCAATGTAGACAACAGACACCCATGA